A genomic region of Leptolyngbya sp. NIES-2104 contains the following coding sequences:
- a CDS encoding TIGR02117 family protein produces MKYRTAFVRLGKGVLCGVLLLASGLTIGFFTPRRWTQTASCDNQPYRLYVQGDAMHVNLVMPVDNGVYDWRQFLNLQRIGSDTNENYRYLKMGWGDRIWYTEVSDWSQMNVLDIGRVLLKPGNASVMYVQGYSAKPENIRCVGVDREQYLRFVNFLQNSFARDSQGKLIYVKAGAATTDGFFAATGYYSALRTCNTWSAEALDTAGINTPLWSAIAPAVMRQLPTCNCP; encoded by the coding sequence ATGAAGTATCGTACTGCGTTTGTCCGTCTCGGTAAGGGGGTCTTGTGTGGAGTTTTGTTACTAGCAAGTGGATTGACGATCGGCTTTTTCACACCGCGCCGCTGGACTCAAACTGCATCTTGTGACAATCAGCCGTATCGCCTTTATGTTCAAGGAGACGCGATGCACGTCAATCTAGTGATGCCAGTAGATAACGGTGTTTACGATTGGCGACAGTTCTTAAATCTTCAACGAATTGGGAGTGATACGAATGAGAACTATCGTTACCTCAAAATGGGCTGGGGCGATCGTATTTGGTATACCGAAGTTTCCGATTGGTCACAGATGAATGTCTTGGACATCGGTCGAGTTTTATTGAAACCCGGAAACGCTTCGGTGATGTATGTTCAGGGCTACAGTGCAAAGCCAGAAAATATTCGATGTGTGGGAGTCGATCGAGAACAGTATCTGCGCTTTGTCAATTTTCTTCAGAACTCTTTCGCACGAGATTCTCAAGGCAAATTAATTTACGTGAAAGCGGGAGCCGCAACCACTGACGGTTTTTTCGCTGCGACTGGCTATTATTCTGCATTGCGAACTTGTAATACTTGGTCAGCCGAGGCGCTTGATACAGCCGGAATCAATACGCCGCTGTGGAGTGCGATCGCGCCTGCGGTGATGCGTCAGCTCCCGACTTGTAACTGCCCATGA
- a CDS encoding Uma2 family endonuclease has protein sequence MGRKPTPTEKRVTLSGVSWQSFEELLGELGQTRTARLTYDRGKLEMMTPLEEHDRCLRLIESLILVLADELYLKIYSLGSVLLTLPDLGRAIQPDAMYSLQEVRLQKRAELDMNRAEPPELAIEVAIGKGALDRESIYVSMGVPEIWRYTTTVGDDVLKGSLQIYQLEGDRYIATANSRLFPALPGTRVLEFLEQSDTIGLAQALIVLREWSKEQL, from the coding sequence ATGGGCAGAAAACCCACTCCCACTGAAAAAAGAGTGACGCTATCGGGGGTGAGTTGGCAATCGTTCGAGGAATTGCTGGGCGAACTAGGGCAGACTCGGACAGCGCGTTTAACTTATGACCGTGGCAAGCTCGAAATGATGACACCGCTCGAAGAACACGATCGCTGTTTGCGATTGATCGAGTCTCTCATTTTGGTGTTAGCAGATGAACTGTATCTAAAAATTTATTCACTCGGTTCTGTGTTGCTGACACTTCCCGATCTGGGACGTGCAATTCAACCCGACGCGATGTATTCGCTGCAAGAGGTACGACTTCAGAAACGGGCGGAACTCGATATGAATCGAGCAGAGCCGCCGGAATTGGCGATCGAAGTGGCGATCGGAAAAGGAGCACTCGATCGAGAATCAATTTACGTATCGATGGGTGTTCCTGAAATTTGGCGCTATACGACCACCGTTGGCGATGATGTGCTAAAAGGCAGTTTGCAGATTTATCAGCTTGAGGGTGATAGGTACATTGCGACTGCCAATAGTAGATTATTTCCCGCCTTGCCAGGAACGCGAGTCCTAGAATTTTTAGAGCAGAGTGATACGATCGGGCTTGCTCAAGCCTTGATCGTGCTACGAGAATGGAGCAAAGAGCAACTTTAA
- a CDS encoding acyltransferase family protein: MQATEDNQFTQSRRYDFDWLRVLAVVLLIYFHAAAVFYRGDLGEFYIQNARSSPVMNGFVLFVHQWHMPLFFLISGAGTWFALSYRSAKQYVQERCQRLLIPFVFGTLVLIPPQVYLRLLDQSTYKQSYWRFYPEFFNGIRPYGNFEWGHLWFLVYLLTFSLIALPLLLHLRRPDALLRSTFANWIEKPGVILLMALPLAAIEGSLRPHWIGFQNLYDDWANVCLYLLYFIYGYLICSDARFGDAIDKHLGIASGLAILCMALFLGLWQSDLIPDRAYSVNYVLYQCFRGCNSWFWVLMVLGLGRKFLNVNSKLLSYANEAAYPVYLLHQTVLVTIAFYVVRWNADVMTKFLIISTASIIATIALYEVFIRRFNGARFLFGLKLR; encoded by the coding sequence ATGCAAGCAACCGAAGATAATCAATTCACTCAGTCGCGTCGTTATGACTTTGATTGGCTGAGAGTGCTGGCAGTTGTATTACTGATCTATTTTCATGCGGCTGCCGTGTTCTATCGAGGGGACTTAGGCGAGTTTTACATTCAAAATGCTCGATCGAGTCCGGTGATGAATGGTTTTGTGCTATTTGTGCATCAGTGGCACATGCCGCTATTTTTCCTGATCTCTGGTGCAGGGACTTGGTTCGCACTGTCTTATCGCTCTGCGAAGCAGTATGTTCAAGAACGCTGTCAGCGACTCCTCATTCCATTTGTGTTTGGAACGCTGGTGCTGATTCCGCCTCAAGTGTATTTGCGACTGCTCGATCAGTCCACCTACAAACAGTCGTACTGGCGATTCTATCCAGAGTTCTTCAATGGAATTCGTCCCTATGGCAACTTTGAATGGGGACATCTTTGGTTTCTGGTCTATCTGTTGACGTTTTCATTGATTGCACTACCGCTATTGCTGCATTTGCGAAGACCCGATGCACTACTACGATCGACATTCGCCAATTGGATTGAAAAACCCGGTGTTATTCTGCTGATGGCATTGCCTTTAGCTGCGATCGAAGGTAGTTTACGACCGCATTGGATCGGGTTTCAAAACCTATATGACGACTGGGCAAATGTCTGTTTGTATTTGCTGTACTTTATCTATGGCTATTTGATTTGCTCAGATGCTCGATTCGGTGATGCGATCGACAAACATTTAGGAATCGCGTCAGGATTAGCAATTCTCTGCATGGCATTGTTTCTCGGTCTATGGCAAAGTGATCTCATTCCCGATCGCGCCTACTCGGTGAACTATGTCCTGTATCAATGCTTTCGAGGCTGCAATAGCTGGTTCTGGGTATTGATGGTGCTAGGATTGGGACGAAAATTTTTGAACGTTAACAGTAAGCTGCTCTCTTATGCAAACGAGGCAGCTTATCCGGTGTATTTGCTACATCAAACCGTTTTAGTGACGATCGCATTTTACGTCGTGCGCTGGAATGCAGATGTGATGACAAAGTTCTTGATCATCAGCACAGCTTCGATCATTGCCACGATCGCGCTGTATGAGGTATTCATTCGACGCTTCAACGGGGCGCGATTTTTGTTTGGTCTAAAGCTGAGATAG
- a CDS encoding class I SAM-dependent methyltransferase yields METNVRQQYNRMARIYDRVWSRYISKSLSFLKDWAQLDSTRTVLDVACGTGTFERLVLLEHPTQQITGIDLSEKMLEIAEEKCRDYPNVSFHIASVTALPFSDRTFDTVISASAFHYFENPSAALLEMKRVLKPDGELIILDWCKDDWLCRIYDFVLKRFDSAHEHCYTQAEFHHLLNETGFQIQRATRFRIGLAWELMIATATKMSIEQTQVPD; encoded by the coding sequence ATGGAAACGAATGTGCGTCAACAATATAACCGAATGGCGAGGATCTACGATCGCGTTTGGAGTCGTTATATTTCTAAATCCTTGTCGTTTCTCAAAGACTGGGCGCAGCTTGACTCAACTCGTACGGTGCTAGATGTTGCTTGTGGAACTGGAACCTTTGAGCGCTTAGTACTTCTGGAGCATCCGACTCAACAGATCACAGGTATTGATTTGTCTGAGAAAATGCTGGAAATTGCCGAAGAGAAGTGCCGTGATTATCCGAATGTTTCGTTTCACATTGCTTCGGTTACGGCATTACCTTTTAGCGATCGTACTTTTGATACGGTCATCTCTGCCAGTGCTTTTCACTACTTTGAGAATCCGTCTGCTGCGCTGCTCGAAATGAAACGAGTTCTTAAACCAGACGGTGAATTGATTATTCTTGATTGGTGTAAAGATGATTGGCTTTGCCGCATCTACGATTTTGTTCTGAAGCGGTTCGATTCTGCTCATGAACACTGTTACACCCAGGCTGAATTTCACCATCTTCTGAATGAAACAGGCTTTCAAATTCAACGTGCGACTCGATTTCGGATCGGTCTAGCTTGGGAATTAATGATTGCAACCGCCACGAAAATGTCGATCGAGCAAACTCAGGTTCCTGATTAA
- a CDS encoding TIGR04282 family arsenosugar biosynthesis glycosyltransferase — MNDRLVIFTRYPEPGKAKTRLIPALGDVAAAELHRQMTERTLTQVRLLQQSYPVSVEVWFAGGDRDQMQTWLGADLYYQPQPEGDLGDRMSQAFQVGFDRGVKATVIIGTDCPELETRLLTQAFENLQQTDLVLGPATDGGYYLIGLRRFESGLFRSIAWSTDRVFEQTVEIATQVNLSIACLPMLTDIDRPEDLSVWHQVKTSY; from the coding sequence GTGAACGATCGCCTTGTTATTTTTACTCGTTATCCAGAACCGGGCAAGGCAAAGACGCGACTGATTCCGGCTTTGGGCGATGTAGCCGCCGCAGAGTTACACCGTCAGATGACTGAGCGGACGCTGACACAAGTTCGATTGTTACAGCAAAGCTATCCGGTGAGTGTTGAAGTCTGGTTTGCGGGCGGCGATCGCGATCAGATGCAAACCTGGTTAGGAGCAGATTTATACTATCAACCTCAGCCCGAAGGCGATTTAGGCGATCGTATGTCGCAAGCGTTCCAAGTTGGATTCGATCGAGGTGTCAAAGCAACGGTGATCATTGGTACTGATTGTCCAGAGTTAGAAACTCGATTGCTTACACAGGCGTTTGAGAACTTACAGCAAACTGATCTTGTGTTAGGTCCTGCAACGGATGGTGGTTATTATCTGATTGGACTGCGAAGATTTGAGTCTGGTTTATTTCGCTCGATCGCGTGGAGTACCGATCGCGTCTTTGAGCAAACAGTAGAAATCGCGACCCAGGTGAATTTATCGATCGCTTGTTTACCGATGCTGACTGATATCGATCGACCCGAAGATTTATCGGTTTGGCATCAAGTTAAAACATCCTATTAA
- the arsS gene encoding arsenosugar biosynthesis radical SAM (seleno)protein ArsS (Some members of this family are selenoproteins.): MNIEQNRQRNHTATLYGRSRLANPQQQQATLAAIDWSQTPQQGDFAQTLVAHQWQRFQPSKLEIFQINLGKLCNMTCSHCHVDAGPTRTTENMDRSTIDACLQALDQTEAHTVDLTGGAPELNPNFRYLVDQCVARGKHVIDRCNLTVLLLPRMQDLPEWLGDRGVEIVCSLPHYQQQGTDTQRGDGTFEKSIEALQRLNAVGYGKGDPQRQLVLVTNPLETCLAKMNPCIEKEWKSGLEKNYGITFDRLIALNNMPIARFLEWLETSNSLQAYMERLVNAFNPGTISGLMCRNTLSISWDGRIFDCDFNQMLDLEAQPSDGQRPHIRDFNLAQLAQREIVTGHHCFGCTAGAGSSCSGAIV, encoded by the coding sequence ATGAATATCGAGCAGAACCGTCAACGGAATCACACCGCAACATTGTATGGACGATCGCGCTTAGCCAACCCACAACAACAGCAGGCAACTTTAGCGGCGATCGATTGGTCACAAACTCCGCAGCAAGGTGATTTCGCTCAAACTTTAGTGGCTCATCAATGGCAACGTTTTCAACCGAGCAAGCTAGAGATTTTTCAAATCAATCTTGGCAAGCTTTGCAATATGACGTGTAGCCATTGTCACGTCGATGCAGGTCCCACACGCACCACTGAGAATATGGATCGATCGACGATCGATGCCTGTTTGCAAGCATTGGATCAAACCGAAGCGCATACCGTCGATCTCACGGGTGGTGCGCCTGAACTGAACCCGAATTTTCGCTATCTCGTGGATCAATGTGTTGCACGCGGTAAGCATGTGATCGATCGCTGTAATTTGACGGTGCTATTGTTGCCCCGAATGCAGGATTTGCCGGAATGGTTGGGCGATCGCGGTGTTGAAATTGTGTGTTCACTACCGCATTATCAGCAGCAAGGCACCGATACTCAGCGTGGCGATGGGACGTTTGAGAAGTCGATCGAAGCGTTGCAGCGATTAAATGCGGTTGGCTATGGAAAGGGCGATCCACAACGCCAATTAGTACTGGTGACGAATCCCTTGGAAACTTGCCTTGCCAAAATGAATCCCTGCATCGAAAAAGAATGGAAATCAGGGCTAGAGAAAAACTATGGCATTACCTTCGATCGCTTAATTGCCCTAAACAATATGCCGATCGCTCGGTTTCTCGAATGGTTAGAAACATCGAATAGCTTACAGGCGTATATGGAACGGCTTGTGAATGCCTTTAATCCGGGGACGATTTCAGGCTTGATGTGCCGTAACACACTGTCAATCTCTTGGGATGGTCGCATTTTTGACTGTGATTTTAATCAGATGTTGGACTTAGAGGCGCAACCGTCAGACGGTCAGCGACCCCACATCCGTGATTTTAATCTGGCGCAACTGGCTCAGCGTGAGATTGTAACGGGTCATCATTGTTTTGGCTGTACGGCTGGTGCTGGAAGTTCTTGTAGTGGCGCGATCGTGTAA
- a CDS encoding mercuric reductase encodes MTRSIFDEPAVQPFDEYNQALLAQVHPPDWVNPEPAPLYDLVVIGAGTAGLVVAAGAAGLNLGLKIALIEKSLMGGDCLTLGCVPSKTVIQSSRVAATIRDAARFGIRPPESVEVDFAAVMQRMRRVRAEISPHDSAKEFSQLGIDVFLGRAAFLDQRTVEVNDRRLRFKKAAITTGARAAYPDIPGLVEAGFLTHETVFSLVDRPNRLAVIGGGPIGCEFAQAFGRLGSEVTLIHKNAHLLDREDADAAQIVQERFSQEGINLVLSSAVKRIEQTDAGKVIYYEQQGVIQTVVVDEILIGAGRSPNVEGLNLEAVGVEYNASGVIVDDYLQTTNSRIYAAGDICLKWKFTHAADAAARIVIRNALFAPFGIGRSKFNTLVMPWATYTDPEIAHVGLYETEAQARGINTETIHIPFSDVDRALTDGETDGFVKILLKRGSDQILGATIVANHAGDLISEITLAMVTKQGLKALSQVIHPYPTQAGAIKQAADEHYRKTFLNPTLQFLLKLVAKLS; translated from the coding sequence ATGACTCGCTCAATTTTCGATGAACCTGCGGTTCAACCTTTCGACGAATACAATCAGGCATTACTCGCTCAGGTGCATCCTCCCGATTGGGTCAATCCTGAACCTGCTCCGCTCTATGACCTCGTTGTCATCGGGGCAGGTACGGCTGGTTTGGTCGTAGCGGCTGGAGCGGCTGGATTAAACCTAGGATTAAAAATTGCCTTAATCGAGAAAAGCCTGATGGGGGGCGATTGTCTGACGCTCGGCTGTGTGCCTTCTAAGACGGTGATTCAATCCTCACGAGTCGCGGCGACTATCCGAGATGCTGCAAGGTTTGGCATTCGTCCACCGGAATCGGTAGAGGTTGATTTTGCCGCAGTGATGCAGCGAATGCGGCGAGTTCGTGCCGAGATTAGCCCGCATGATTCAGCCAAAGAATTCAGTCAATTGGGCATTGATGTGTTTCTGGGTCGGGCAGCGTTTCTCGATCAGCGAACCGTTGAGGTAAATGATCGTCGTTTGCGTTTTAAGAAAGCAGCGATTACGACCGGGGCGCGGGCTGCTTATCCGGACATTCCTGGGCTGGTAGAAGCTGGATTTCTCACGCATGAAACGGTGTTTTCACTTGTCGATCGACCCAATCGTTTAGCGGTGATCGGCGGGGGTCCGATCGGGTGTGAATTTGCTCAAGCCTTTGGGCGGTTGGGGAGTGAAGTGACGCTGATTCATAAAAATGCTCATTTGCTCGATCGAGAAGATGCCGATGCCGCACAAATCGTTCAAGAGCGCTTTTCACAAGAAGGAATTAACCTGGTTCTCAGTAGCGCAGTGAAACGAATCGAGCAGACAGATGCAGGTAAGGTGATTTACTACGAGCAGCAAGGCGTAATTCAAACCGTAGTAGTCGATGAGATTTTAATCGGTGCAGGACGATCGCCGAACGTGGAAGGGCTGAATTTAGAAGCAGTGGGAGTTGAGTACAATGCTTCTGGCGTAATCGTTGATGATTATCTTCAAACGACGAACTCTCGTATCTATGCGGCGGGCGATATTTGTCTCAAGTGGAAATTCACTCATGCGGCTGATGCTGCGGCTCGGATTGTGATTCGGAATGCTTTGTTTGCTCCATTTGGAATCGGGCGTAGCAAATTCAATACGCTTGTGATGCCTTGGGCGACTTATACTGATCCCGAAATTGCTCATGTGGGACTCTATGAAACGGAGGCTCAAGCGAGAGGAATCAATACAGAGACGATTCATATTCCGTTTTCGGATGTCGATCGAGCCTTAACCGATGGCGAAACAGACGGCTTTGTGAAAATTCTGCTAAAACGCGGCTCAGATCAGATCCTCGGAGCGACGATCGTTGCCAATCATGCAGGCGATTTGATCAGCGAAATTACACTCGCGATGGTGACAAAACAGGGACTAAAAGCACTATCTCAGGTGATTCATCCCTACCCGACTCAGGCAGGAGCAATTAAACAAGCAGCAGACGAGCACTATCGTAAAACCTTTCTCAATCCCACTCTGCAATTTCTGTTAAAGCTTGTAGCAAAACTTTCGTGA
- a CDS encoding TIGR04283 family arsenosugar biosynthesis glycosyltransferase, producing the protein MLQVSIVIPTLNEANHIERTLRQLALLDPPPVEVLIVDGGSQDQTVTLAQAAGMQVLICDRRGRSVQMNHGAKSAIGDVVCFLHADTSVPDDLVAIIDRVLADPSVAGGGFVSLMAGSQTTRWGISLHNYLKTYYAPLLFRPHLFFRGLRLLFGDQVMFCRRSDFWECGGFDETLPIMEDCDLCLRLVQKGRLRQVNRVVQSSDRRVAHWGAWKATAIYLYIGVLWGVGVSADYLKKFYEDIR; encoded by the coding sequence ATGCTGCAAGTCTCGATCGTCATTCCCACCTTAAACGAAGCCAATCACATCGAACGCACACTGCGGCAACTTGCACTCCTTGATCCGCCACCCGTCGAAGTGCTGATCGTCGATGGCGGCAGTCAAGATCAAACTGTCACTCTTGCACAAGCAGCAGGAATGCAGGTGCTAATTTGCGATCGACGTGGGCGCTCAGTTCAGATGAATCACGGGGCAAAATCAGCGATCGGGGATGTGGTTTGTTTTCTCCATGCCGATACGAGTGTGCCCGATGATTTAGTTGCGATTATCGATCGCGTTCTAGCTGATCCAAGCGTTGCGGGTGGCGGCTTTGTTTCCCTAATGGCTGGAAGCCAAACCACTCGCTGGGGAATTTCGCTGCATAACTACCTCAAAACTTACTATGCACCTTTGCTGTTTAGACCACATTTGTTCTTTCGAGGATTACGCCTCTTATTCGGGGATCAAGTCATGTTTTGTCGGCGGAGTGATTTTTGGGAGTGTGGTGGCTTCGACGAGACACTTCCGATCATGGAAGACTGTGATTTGTGCTTGCGCCTAGTGCAAAAAGGGCGACTTCGACAGGTCAATCGAGTGGTGCAATCTTCCGATCGTCGTGTGGCGCATTGGGGAGCCTGGAAAGCAACGGCAATCTACCTGTACATCGGTGTTTTATGGGGAGTTGGTGTCTCTGCGGACTACCTCAAGAAATTTTATGAGGATATTCGCTGA
- a CDS encoding hybrid sensor histidine kinase/response regulator, which translates to MSNEKELEIRRQFLDEAQEYIASLETAIVELSQGLNSPTINAALRVAHSLKGGAAMMGFKLLSELAHQLEDALKVLKMRESIAIDSETNHLLLLCVNCLYQIIGFERYGEPINPTWISKEVEPTFAELRSRLGEPQAETAASVLSIDNHQDLVPLLFETEVEESLQRLEELLATSNQSGLKAEAILLAQELGGLGEMLQLQDFTQLCDSIEQSLLTSPQHLIADVTRTALKTWRRTQALILTGQLDQVPTEIDPIGVTQTVSAQVVQTITATDEITEDSNTTVRVSVRQLNRIQDLFGELTIDRNGLDLNLRRIRGLTRQLAQRLQILQQVNYKLRTIYDRVATPQPAMSGRSITSVLSSSSEFDILEMDRYTDLHSLSQQVIETIVQLQEVTDDLGISLDDTDQSARNVNKTSKQLQSGFTRLRMRPFAELVDRFPRALQEWCSDYGKSVRLHIEGEAVLLDRNILETLQDPLLHLLRNAFDHGIEDFQTRMERGKPAEGLIELRAMQQGNRTVITIQDDGAGIAIDKIRDRAAEIGLDPALLASASEAELLSLIFEPGFSTSDRVSDLSGRGVGMDVVRTHLQQIRGEITINTQVGVGTTFTLSVPATLSTVRVVLAESNGVLLAIPSEAIAEVILFKPENVIPTGVGEAIDYQGQPVSLIRLQHKLHFNCIRTRHSYETPPMLESDSVILIRQGLQLTALQVDRCWTDQEVTARSMSSFLPLPTGYNGCTILGDGRVVPLVNVPEFLHEVTSPPRVQPSLPALLSAATSVSLPTIPSILVVDDSINVRRFLALTLSKSGYQVEQAKDGQDAIEQLEAGLAVQAIVCDIEMPRLDGFGLLTKLKANRKLNHIPVTMLTSRSGDKHRQLATQLGAEAYFPKPYNEQALLQTLERLIA; encoded by the coding sequence ATGTCAAACGAAAAGGAACTAGAAATTCGTCGGCAATTTCTAGACGAAGCGCAAGAATACATCGCTAGCCTAGAAACTGCGATCGTAGAACTTTCTCAAGGACTCAACTCACCCACGATCAATGCGGCTCTACGAGTTGCACACTCGCTCAAAGGTGGAGCCGCAATGATGGGCTTTAAGCTCCTCAGCGAGTTAGCTCATCAATTAGAAGATGCGCTGAAAGTGCTAAAGATGCGTGAGTCGATCGCGATCGACTCCGAAACGAATCACCTCTTGCTGCTTTGTGTAAACTGTCTCTATCAAATCATCGGCTTTGAGCGCTACGGTGAACCGATTAATCCAACTTGGATCAGCAAAGAAGTTGAACCAACTTTTGCAGAACTACGATCGCGGCTCGGTGAACCGCAAGCAGAAACAGCAGCATCCGTATTGTCGATCGACAATCATCAAGATCTTGTCCCATTATTGTTTGAAACCGAGGTGGAAGAGAGCCTCCAGCGGCTTGAAGAATTACTCGCCACTTCCAATCAATCTGGATTAAAAGCAGAAGCGATCTTACTTGCTCAAGAACTAGGCGGACTGGGCGAAATGCTGCAACTGCAAGATTTCACTCAGCTTTGTGATTCGATCGAACAATCTTTACTGACTTCACCTCAGCATTTGATTGCTGATGTCACTCGTACTGCGCTAAAGACTTGGCGACGCACTCAAGCATTGATTCTCACAGGACAGCTTGACCAAGTTCCGACAGAGATTGATCCGATCGGAGTGACTCAAACCGTTTCCGCTCAGGTTGTACAAACAATCACGGCAACCGATGAAATTACAGAAGACTCAAACACAACCGTACGGGTTTCGGTGCGTCAACTCAATCGGATTCAAGATTTGTTTGGCGAATTGACCATCGATCGCAATGGTTTAGACCTCAATCTCAGACGAATTCGCGGTCTAACTCGCCAACTCGCTCAGCGGCTCCAAATCTTGCAGCAAGTGAACTATAAGCTAAGAACCATTTACGATCGAGTTGCAACGCCACAACCCGCGATGAGTGGTCGATCGATTACCAGTGTCCTCTCTTCATCGAGTGAATTCGATATTCTAGAGATGGATCGCTACACTGACCTACATTCGCTTTCACAGCAGGTGATTGAAACGATTGTGCAACTGCAAGAAGTCACTGATGATCTAGGTATTAGCCTCGACGACACGGATCAAAGTGCAAGAAACGTTAATAAGACCTCAAAACAACTGCAATCAGGCTTTACTCGATTGAGAATGCGCCCGTTTGCCGAACTGGTCGATCGCTTTCCGCGTGCTTTACAAGAATGGTGCAGTGACTACGGTAAATCGGTGCGATTGCACATTGAAGGCGAAGCGGTATTGCTCGATCGTAATATTCTAGAAACCCTTCAAGATCCATTACTTCATCTGCTTCGGAATGCGTTTGATCACGGCATTGAAGATTTCCAAACTCGCATGGAGCGAGGTAAACCTGCTGAAGGCTTGATCGAACTAAGAGCCATGCAGCAAGGAAATCGAACGGTGATTACCATTCAAGATGATGGAGCAGGAATCGCGATCGACAAAATCCGCGATCGGGCTGCCGAAATTGGACTTGATCCTGCATTGTTAGCTTCTGCGAGTGAAGCCGAACTGTTATCGCTGATCTTTGAACCCGGATTTAGTACCAGCGATCGAGTGTCTGATCTCTCAGGTCGCGGAGTCGGAATGGATGTGGTTCGCACCCATCTCCAGCAAATCCGGGGTGAAATTACAATCAACACTCAAGTTGGAGTTGGAACCACGTTTACCTTATCTGTTCCTGCGACTCTTTCAACGGTGCGAGTTGTGTTAGCGGAAAGCAATGGAGTGCTATTAGCAATTCCGAGTGAAGCGATCGCAGAAGTGATTCTATTCAAGCCAGAAAACGTGATTCCAACCGGAGTCGGAGAAGCGATCGACTATCAAGGTCAGCCCGTTTCACTGATTCGATTGCAACATAAACTGCACTTCAACTGCATCCGAACAAGACATAGCTATGAAACGCCGCCGATGTTGGAATCAGATAGCGTTATCCTCATCAGACAAGGCTTGCAACTGACTGCACTACAAGTCGATCGCTGTTGGACGGATCAAGAAGTGACCGCACGATCGATGAGTAGCTTTCTCCCACTCCCTACGGGCTACAACGGGTGTACAATTTTAGGAGATGGGCGAGTTGTTCCATTGGTGAACGTGCCAGAATTTCTGCATGAGGTTACTAGTCCGCCCAGAGTTCAGCCTTCTCTTCCTGCATTGCTCAGTGCAGCAACGAGCGTTTCACTACCGACGATTCCAAGTATTCTCGTCGTTGATGATTCGATCAATGTGCGACGTTTTCTCGCCTTGACGCTCTCGAAATCGGGCTATCAGGTGGAACAAGCCAAAGATGGTCAAGACGCGATCGAACAACTCGAAGCCGGACTTGCTGTACAAGCGATCGTTTGTGACATCGAAATGCCGCGACTCGATGGATTCGGATTGTTAACCAAGCTCAAAGCCAATCGCAAGTTAAATCATATTCCGGTGACCATGTTAACCTCTCGCAGCGGAGATAAACATCGACAACTAGCGACGCAGCTTGGAGCCGAAGCTTATTTCCCGAAGCCTTATAATGAACAGGCACTGCTTCAAACCTTAGAGCGATTGATTGCTTAA